A DNA window from Anaerolineae bacterium contains the following coding sequences:
- a CDS encoding GtrA family protein, translated as MLETITTLHQTHPKEFSRFIKFAIVGAVGAVIDFTLLNLSLYVIEHELGWNLWPSINGNLLLANTISVSAAILSNFTWNRLWTFPESRARKKRKQLPQFALINIIGLIINNVIVVGLDALLVGYIGEPWSYNLAKAIAIVIVLFWNFGANRIWTYRGL; from the coding sequence ATGCTAGAAACCATTACCACCCTCCATCAAACCCATCCCAAAGAATTCTCCCGGTTCATCAAATTTGCCATTGTTGGCGCGGTGGGCGCGGTGATTGATTTTACCCTGCTCAACTTAAGCCTGTACGTTATTGAGCATGAATTGGGCTGGAATCTGTGGCCGTCAATCAACGGCAATCTTTTGTTGGCCAACACCATCTCGGTAAGCGCGGCCATCCTCAGCAACTTCACCTGGAACCGGCTGTGGACTTTTCCCGAATCGCGCGCCCGCAAAAAGCGCAAACAGTTGCCCCAATTTGCCCTGATCAACATCATCGGCCTGATTATCAACAACGTTATCGTGGTTGGCCTTGACGCGCTCCTGGTGGGCTATATCGGCGAACCCTGGAGTTACAACCTGGCCAAAGCCATTGCCATTGTGATTGTTTTGTTTTGGAATTTTGGGGCAAACCGGATTTGGACGTACCGGGGATTGTAG
- a CDS encoding O-antigen ligase family protein produces the protein MTIAPTFHKFLTLTLPLLNVSPKLKRPLFFTSVVLLGAAMAWLPVKITALLLGGAIFGLLLLRRPILSLYLLIPLIPFSSLLAVSLGSFKVGLMEVVLAAGVTAWLLQLSTRHNYLDGPSKNNPGQGERPFVPILLWPFLVFLGCASLSWLNTLSIGASLVETGKCVEMAVLYLLVTALLPPQHLKWVVLTVLLTGMAQAALGLYQFIFKIGPEGFLLFGGRFLRAYGTFAQPNPYAGYLGLILPLALAVAGWGTFELGFAFRRGKRHAESEDAPSNRPRFRVPLPAVKKNLMFKLFVLASLWLPPGLMLVALLASQSRAAWLGLAVAAPVSLIALSKRPGLVLALLGLTGAGIFLVTSFEPGVLQSASGRPGLPYGAVTQRLADALEIVTIADITTLEVTDANFATVERLAHWQAAREMWRDNPWLGVGFGNYAVVYPAYAVGRWLNPLGHAHNYLLNLGAEAGLAGILGYLIFWIAAFAVTWQAVRSGSGFCRAVAAGGLGILAHLHLHNLFDNLYVQGMYLHVAIILALLSVIYTCSKKEIFCQC, from the coding sequence ATGACCATTGCGCCAACGTTTCATAAATTCTTAACCCTCACCCTGCCGCTATTAAATGTGTCGCCCAAATTAAAGCGACCGCTTTTTTTCACCAGCGTGGTTTTGCTGGGGGCGGCCATGGCCTGGCTGCCCGTAAAGATAACGGCCTTATTGCTGGGTGGCGCCATCTTCGGGTTGCTATTACTGCGCCGACCGATCTTGAGCCTATACCTGCTCATTCCCCTCATCCCTTTTAGCTCCCTGTTGGCCGTATCCCTGGGCAGTTTTAAGGTTGGCCTTATGGAAGTTGTTTTGGCGGCGGGGGTGACGGCCTGGCTGCTCCAACTCTCAACCCGTCATAACTATTTGGATGGTCCCTCCAAAAATAACCCCGGTCAGGGCGAACGGCCATTCGTCCCTATCCTGCTGTGGCCTTTTTTAGTGTTTCTGGGTTGCGCCAGCCTGTCGTGGCTCAACACTCTCTCCATTGGGGCCAGCCTGGTTGAAACCGGCAAGTGTGTGGAGATGGCGGTCCTCTATCTTTTGGTAACAGCCCTGCTGCCGCCTCAACACCTCAAGTGGGTTGTGCTTACCGTTTTGTTGACCGGCATGGCCCAGGCGGCTTTGGGACTTTACCAATTCATCTTTAAGATAGGGCCGGAGGGATTTCTGCTTTTTGGCGGGCGTTTTTTGCGCGCCTACGGCACTTTTGCCCAACCCAATCCGTATGCCGGATATCTGGGCTTGATCTTGCCCCTGGCTCTGGCGGTGGCCGGATGGGGGACTTTTGAATTAGGGTTTGCTTTCCGGCGCGGAAAGCGTCATGCTGAATCGGAAGATGCCCCATCAAACCGGCCAAGATTCCGCGTACCGTTGCCCGCCGTTAAAAAGAACCTGATGTTCAAACTTTTTGTCCTGGCCTCACTCTGGCTTCCGCCGGGGTTGATGTTGGTCGCGCTTTTGGCTTCCCAATCCCGGGCCGCCTGGCTGGGTTTGGCCGTGGCGGCGCCGGTCAGCCTCATTGCTCTAAGCAAACGGCCGGGCCTGGTTTTGGCCCTGTTAGGGTTAACCGGGGCGGGCATATTTTTGGTCACTTCTTTTGAACCGGGCGTTCTGCAAAGCGCGTCAGGCCGGCCCGGCCTGCCCTACGGGGCGGTCACCCAACGCCTGGCCGATGCCCTTGAAATTGTCACCATTGCCGATATTACCACCCTGGAAGTCACCGACGCCAATTTTGCCACCGTCGAACGGTTGGCCCACTGGCAAGCGGCCCGCGAAATGTGGCGAGACAATCCCTGGCTGGGGGTCGGTTTTGGCAATTATGCGGTAGTGTACCCGGCTTACGCGGTAGGGCGCTGGCTGAACCCGTTGGGACACGCGCATAACTACCTGCTCAACCTTGGCGCCGAGGCCGGGCTGGCGGGTATATTGGGCTACCTGATTTTTTGGATAGCCGCTTTTGCGGTAACATGGCAAGCCGTTCGATCCGGTTCCGGCTTTTGCCGGGCGGTGGCCGCCGGCGGATTGGGCATTTTGGCCCATTTACACCTGCATAACTTGTTCGATAACTTATACGTGCAGGGCATGTACCTGCACGTCGCCATCATCCTGGCCTTGCTCTCGGTTATATACACATGCTCAAAAAAGGAAATTTTTTGTCAATGCTAG
- a CDS encoding SDR family oxidoreductase: protein MRVLITGGAGFLGSHLCDRFLAEGHSVIAMDNLITGKTANIEHLAGRDDFLFIKQDVTNYIYVEGPLDAILHFASPASPIDYLEYPIPTLKVGALGTHKALGLAKEKQARFLLASTSEIYGDPLVHPQPEDYWGNVNPIGPRGVYDEAKRFAEAMTMAYHRYHHLDTRIVRIFNTYGPRMRLRDGRVVPNFISQALKHEPLTVYGDGSQTRSFCYVADLVEGIYRLLLSNEVEPVNIGNPVEMSILDFAQKIITLTGSRSEITFIKPTDERIQDDPKVRQPDITKARRILNWEPQVSLEEGLRQTISFFQHALS, encoded by the coding sequence ATGCGTGTTTTAATCACCGGCGGCGCGGGCTTTCTCGGCTCCCATCTCTGCGATCGTTTTCTGGCCGAAGGCCACAGCGTCATTGCCATGGACAATCTTATCACGGGCAAAACGGCCAACATCGAACACCTGGCCGGGCGGGATGATTTTCTTTTTATCAAACAGGATGTGACCAACTACATTTACGTTGAAGGGCCGCTGGATGCTATCTTACATTTTGCTTCGCCGGCCAGCCCCATTGATTACCTGGAATATCCCATTCCCACCCTTAAAGTTGGCGCTCTGGGCACGCACAAAGCCCTGGGACTGGCCAAAGAGAAACAGGCCCGTTTTTTACTGGCCTCCACCTCCGAAATCTATGGCGACCCCCTGGTCCACCCCCAGCCGGAAGACTACTGGGGCAACGTTAATCCCATTGGTCCGCGCGGCGTTTACGACGAGGCCAAACGGTTTGCCGAGGCCATGACCATGGCCTACCACCGCTATCATCATTTAGACACCCGCATTGTGCGTATCTTCAACACGTATGGCCCCCGCATGCGCCTGCGCGACGGGCGGGTGGTGCCCAATTTTATCAGCCAGGCCTTGAAACATGAACCGCTCACGGTTTACGGCGACGGCAGCCAAACCCGTTCTTTTTGTTACGTGGCCGACCTGGTGGAAGGCATTTACCGCCTGCTCCTCTCCAATGAAGTTGAGCCGGTCAATATTGGCAATCCTGTTGAGATGTCCATCCTGGATTTTGCCCAAAAAATAATCACGCTCACCGGCAGCCGCTCAGAAATCACCTTCATCAAACCTACCGATGAACGCATTCAGGACGATCCCAAAGTGCGCCAACCCGACATTACTAAGGCCAGGCGCATTTTGAACTGGGAGCCACAAGTTTCTTTGGAGGAGGGATTGCGCCAAACCATATCCTTCTTTCAACATGCTTTATCATGA
- the aspS gene encoding aspartate--tRNA ligase: MYRTHTCGQLRAEHEGQNVILSGWVHRRRDHGGLIFIDLRDCWGLTQVVFDPTTSLEMHNSAHALRNEYVIQVEGRVRHRPEGQENPKLDTGQIEVEGEKLKILNQANTPPFDINKELPVDEKIRLRYRYLDLRRERLQRNILLRHNVIRHIRNFLAAEDFVEIETPILFKTTPEGARDYLVPSRVHPGKFYALPQSPQQLKQLIMVAGFDRYFQIARCFRDEDQRGDRQPEFTQLDLEMSFVDREDVMDVIERLMISVVENTTTLPLLAKPFPRLTYQEAMARFGRDNPDIRFGLELADFSPIVAHSGFKVFSSVVAAGGLVKGFNAKGLGHYSRKDLDDLAEFVKEFGAKGLAWLVVDKGDDDKPTAGRSSFAKFLAPAEVSAIIDQLHGQPGDLLLFVADTFAIANESLGRLRLEIGDRLGLRNDNVLAFCWIIDFPFLMWNEEENRWDPSHHLFTAPMDQDIPLLDTNPGKARGKQYDLVLNGNEVAGGSIRIHQRDLQEKVFGLIGLDIEKAKEQFGHMLEAFEFGTPPHGGIASGLDRLVMVLANEPNIREIIAFPKSQAALDLMAGTPTEVTEQQLRELHIKLR, encoded by the coding sequence ATGTACAGAACTCATACTTGCGGCCAACTCCGCGCCGAACACGAAGGGCAAAACGTAATCCTCTCCGGCTGGGTCCATCGCCGCCGGGATCACGGCGGTTTGATTTTTATTGACCTGCGCGACTGCTGGGGCCTGACCCAGGTTGTTTTTGACCCCACCACCAGCCTTGAAATGCACAACTCGGCCCACGCCCTGCGTAACGAATACGTTATCCAGGTTGAAGGCCGGGTGCGCCACCGCCCGGAGGGTCAAGAGAATCCCAAACTGGATACGGGCCAGATTGAGGTTGAAGGCGAAAAACTAAAAATCCTCAACCAGGCCAATACCCCGCCCTTTGACATCAACAAAGAATTGCCGGTGGATGAAAAAATCCGGCTGCGCTACCGTTATCTTGACCTGCGCCGCGAGCGTTTGCAGCGTAACATCCTTTTGCGCCACAACGTTATCCGCCATATCCGCAACTTTTTGGCGGCTGAAGATTTTGTGGAAATAGAAACACCCATCCTGTTCAAAACCACGCCGGAAGGCGCGCGCGATTACCTGGTGCCCAGCCGGGTGCACCCCGGCAAATTTTACGCCCTGCCGCAAAGCCCGCAGCAACTCAAACAACTGATCATGGTGGCCGGGTTTGACCGCTACTTCCAGATTGCCCGCTGTTTCCGCGATGAAGACCAGCGCGGCGACCGCCAGCCTGAATTTACCCAGCTTGACCTGGAAATGAGTTTTGTGGACCGGGAAGACGTGATGGACGTAATTGAACGCCTGATGATCAGCGTGGTGGAAAATACCACCACCCTGCCCCTGCTGGCCAAGCCCTTCCCACGTTTGACTTATCAAGAAGCAATGGCTCGTTTTGGCCGGGATAACCCCGATATCCGCTTTGGGCTGGAATTGGCCGACTTCAGCCCCATTGTAGCCCACAGTGGCTTTAAGGTGTTCAGCAGCGTGGTGGCTGCCGGCGGGCTGGTCAAAGGCTTTAACGCCAAAGGGCTGGGGCACTACAGCCGTAAGGATTTGGACGATCTGGCTGAGTTTGTTAAAGAATTTGGAGCCAAGGGGCTGGCCTGGCTGGTTGTGGACAAGGGCGACGACGATAAGCCTACGGCAGGCCGCTCCTCCTTTGCCAAATTCCTGGCCCCTGCTGAAGTGTCGGCCATTATTGATCAACTTCACGGCCAACCGGGCGACCTGCTGCTCTTTGTGGCCGACACCTTTGCCATTGCCAACGAATCGTTGGGCCGCCTACGCCTGGAAATTGGCGACCGCTTGGGTCTGCGTAATGACAACGTATTGGCCTTTTGTTGGATAATTGATTTTCCATTTTTAATGTGGAACGAAGAAGAAAATCGTTGGGACCCCAGCCATCACCTTTTCACCGCCCCCATGGATCAAGATATCCCCCTGCTTGATACCAACCCCGGCAAAGCGCGCGGCAAACAGTACGACCTGGTGCTTAACGGCAACGAAGTGGCCGGGGGCAGCATCCGAATTCACCAGCGCGATTTGCAGGAGAAGGTGTTTGGCCTGATTGGCCTGGATATAGAAAAGGCCAAAGAACAATTTGGCCACATGCTGGAAGCCTTTGAATTCGGCACGCCGCCGCACGGCGGCATTGCTTCGGGACTGGATCGCCTGGTGATGGTGCTGGCCAACGAGCCAAACATCCGCGAGATTATTGCGTTTCCCAAAAGCCAGGCCGCTCTTGACTTAATGGCCGGCACGCCCACCGAAGTGACCGAACAGCAATTGCGAGAGCTGCACATTAAACTGAGGTAA
- a CDS encoding recombinase family protein, whose translation MMTTQPESKTQDLAFVVQERAIIYCRVSTDEQAESGTSLDNQEEKCLAYAEINHIKVVGVFKEDYTGKVLDRPELNKVREALRNGQADNLIVYKPNRLDRSEWGINLLLLMQELKSLGVELHYSQDSRKVDLFNPMEAFMYGSFAGWQAGEDHRETVRKLYEGRLARAKAGYVVPHGKTLYGYRAIRGEERKEVDKPQDEHRRKREDKLWFFEIVEVEAKIVRLIFHWFVIGDEPGNPLGGLRIAEKLNEMGVKSPKGGKWRRQTIYHILTNETYAGVWHYGRRGKDRSKPSSESIPIPVPAIISREMWELAQAQVQENKRYAKRNRKPGRYLLAGRVTCGECGYKMRGLTKTGERTYKYYACNNRPSEKGRYCDCHNPLFRSEVVDLKVWQWVEKIARDKDRLLEGLQGYNSRQEGKVESIRRDLALVENLMKDKGQELDEELDNLNVLTSRRAKAKKAAEIEQIEAVLDELESRKAKLLAQLEAKTVTEEQITNITTFMAQVAQDLETLREAEAQGEDLPELKIAVHEAKRRLLAMLDVQVTLFVEDDKRKARVTAKVCPDGVILSVQYKHTNIFAQAGLFLRAIIAAQLQANNAGRVSAQTPICQTADRVNPGECPGRDGFAVRLNPSWPHRPRAGGIPR comes from the coding sequence ATGATGACAACGCAACCAGAATCCAAAACGCAAGATTTAGCTTTTGTGGTACAAGAGAGGGCAATTATCTATTGTCGTGTCTCCACTGATGAGCAAGCCGAAAGCGGGACAAGCTTGGACAATCAAGAGGAAAAATGTTTGGCCTACGCCGAAATCAACCACATAAAGGTTGTGGGGGTCTTCAAAGAGGACTACACCGGCAAGGTATTAGACAGGCCGGAACTCAACAAAGTCCGTGAAGCGTTACGCAACGGGCAGGCCGACAACCTGATTGTCTATAAACCGAATCGGTTAGATAGGTCAGAATGGGGAATTAACCTTTTGCTTTTGATGCAAGAACTAAAGTCGCTTGGGGTTGAACTGCATTATAGCCAAGATAGCCGAAAAGTTGACCTATTCAATCCGATGGAAGCCTTTATGTATGGCTCGTTTGCCGGTTGGCAGGCTGGCGAGGATCACCGGGAAACAGTCAGGAAACTTTACGAGGGAAGATTGGCAAGAGCTAAAGCCGGTTATGTTGTGCCACACGGCAAAACGCTTTACGGCTACAGAGCAATTAGAGGCGAAGAGAGAAAAGAAGTTGACAAACCACAAGATGAACACAGGCGCAAAAGAGAGGATAAATTATGGTTTTTTGAGATTGTCGAAGTTGAGGCCAAAATCGTGCGCCTGATTTTTCACTGGTTTGTGATTGGCGACGAGCCGGGCAACCCGCTTGGGGGATTAAGAATCGCAGAAAAGCTAAATGAGATGGGAGTCAAATCCCCCAAAGGTGGGAAGTGGCGCAGACAAACGATATACCACATTCTGACCAATGAAACTTACGCCGGGGTGTGGCATTATGGGAGACGCGGCAAAGACAGAAGCAAACCAAGCAGCGAATCTATACCTATCCCTGTTCCGGCAATTATCAGCCGGGAAATGTGGGAACTGGCCCAAGCGCAAGTACAGGAAAACAAACGATATGCAAAGCGAAACCGCAAGCCGGGAAGATACCTGTTAGCTGGTCGGGTGACGTGCGGCGAGTGTGGGTACAAAATGCGCGGGCTTACCAAGACTGGCGAAAGGACTTATAAATACTATGCCTGCAACAATAGGCCATCTGAAAAAGGAAGATATTGTGATTGTCACAATCCACTTTTTCGTAGTGAGGTAGTTGACCTAAAGGTATGGCAATGGGTTGAGAAAATAGCCAGGGATAAAGATAGGCTACTGGAAGGTTTGCAAGGTTACAATTCCCGGCAAGAAGGCAAAGTAGAATCAATCCGCCGTGATCTAGCTTTGGTTGAAAACTTGATGAAAGACAAAGGTCAAGAACTAGATGAAGAATTGGACAATCTGAATGTGTTGACCAGTCGGAGGGCCAAAGCCAAAAAAGCCGCAGAGATTGAACAGATAGAGGCGGTTTTAGATGAACTGGAAAGCCGCAAGGCCAAGCTACTAGCACAACTTGAAGCCAAAACGGTTACAGAGGAACAGATAACCAATATCACTACTTTTATGGCACAAGTGGCCCAAGACCTGGAAACCTTGCGGGAAGCGGAAGCACAAGGCGAAGACTTGCCAGAGCTAAAGATAGCCGTTCATGAGGCCAAGCGGCGGCTGTTGGCTATGTTAGACGTACAAGTAACTCTGTTTGTCGAAGATGATAAGCGCAAGGCCAGAGTAACCGCTAAGGTTTGCCCGGACGGTGTTATTTTGTCGGTACAGTACAAACATACAAATATTTTTGCACAGGCCGGGTTGTTTTTGAGGGCAATAATTGCTGCTCAACTTCAAGCAAATAACGCCGGCAGAGTATCTGCTCAAACTCCGATTTGTCAAACAGCCGATAGGGTAAATCCGGGGGAATGCCCAGGGCGCGATGGCTTTGCCGTTCGGTTAAATCCAAGCTGGCCGCATCGGCCCCGGGCCGGTGGAATTCCTCGATAA
- a CDS encoding bifunctional DNA primase/polymerase, protein MNLLDIALDYHRQGLTPIPFETGTKNSPVWGGWKQYQHILQTTKEVQSLFDGLENANIALIGGVKSQNGYPFFLDCDNRAKAEAFNNRIAGLGIKTWEVQRDNFAPNDPHGGGQHFYFLADSPIKSGVCEFGEVRGCGAIVIAPYSRHPTGATYLFKTKPNSIFKLDDLATIPELQLAVANEAKYRRDLPRLAWRLLQGDLETISKYSTRSEAEAALCASLIRAGFGFGEISAFYIAHPGTGKFSELYSENQENGQRYLYHTYQNVREYLKANANEAEAMAQKLRGWAMSHPWPGRTGATDKAVYLAHLSIVSKCGKLSYAASIRELAELAGISWKTATNANHRLAKAGLLDLEKPATASLSNVWSIVDIVSSLPTQSTQCDGVCNYDNLQPQYEHDAFRWSGLGKTGADIYYKLQELTEASVNDLVIATGRGRKTVYRKLDLMDRSYMAEKIGGGLWKKLEVNLDAVAEMLGTSGKGELERQKHIQERRWHKLVLKRGENS, encoded by the coding sequence ATGAACCTGCTGGATATAGCTCTTGACTACCATCGGCAAGGTTTGACCCCCATACCGTTTGAAACAGGCACAAAGAATAGCCCCGTTTGGGGAGGCTGGAAACAATATCAGCATATTCTCCAAACCACCAAAGAAGTTCAAAGCCTCTTCGATGGGCTGGAAAATGCCAATATCGCCTTGATCGGTGGGGTTAAGAGTCAAAATGGTTATCCTTTTTTTCTTGATTGCGATAACCGGGCAAAAGCGGAAGCCTTTAACAATCGAATAGCCGGATTGGGGATAAAGACCTGGGAGGTGCAGCGCGATAATTTTGCACCTAATGACCCTCACGGGGGAGGACAGCACTTTTATTTCTTGGCTGACAGCCCAATCAAAAGTGGGGTATGTGAATTTGGCGAAGTCAGAGGATGTGGAGCAATTGTTATTGCACCTTATTCCAGGCATCCAACCGGGGCAACTTACCTATTTAAGACAAAACCAAATTCTATTTTTAAGCTGGATGATCTTGCCACTATTCCTGAGTTACAACTTGCAGTGGCCAATGAAGCTAAATACCGAAGAGATTTACCACGTTTAGCTTGGCGATTATTGCAGGGTGATCTGGAGACAATCTCCAAATACTCGACGCGAAGTGAAGCCGAAGCCGCTCTGTGTGCATCTCTTATTCGGGCCGGGTTTGGGTTTGGTGAAATATCAGCTTTCTACATTGCTCACCCCGGTACTGGAAAGTTTAGTGAACTTTATTCTGAGAATCAAGAGAATGGGCAACGCTATTTATACCACACTTACCAAAATGTCCGAGAATATCTCAAGGCCAATGCAAATGAGGCTGAAGCAATGGCTCAAAAGTTAAGGGGTTGGGCGATGTCTCACCCCTGGCCGGGTAGAACTGGGGCAACAGACAAAGCGGTATATCTGGCTCATTTAAGTATTGTTTCAAAATGTGGTAAGTTGTCTTATGCCGCAAGTATAAGAGAGTTAGCAGAATTAGCAGGGATTTCTTGGAAAACAGCCACTAATGCTAATCATCGTCTTGCTAAAGCTGGTCTGCTAGACCTGGAAAAACCCGCGACTGCCTCACTGTCCAATGTATGGTCAATTGTTGATATTGTGTCATCCTTACCCACTCAGTCAACCCAATGTGATGGAGTGTGTAACTATGACAATCTCCAACCTCAGTATGAGCATGATGCGTTTAGGTGGTCTGGTTTGGGCAAAACAGGAGCAGACATTTACTACAAATTGCAGGAACTGACGGAAGCATCAGTCAACGATCTTGTGATCGCCACAGGCCGTGGAAGAAAAACAGTCTACCGCAAGCTAGATTTGATGGATCGGTCCTATATGGCTGAAAAGATCGGAGGGGGATTGTGGAAGAAGCTAGAAGTGAATCTGGATGCTGTTGCCGAAATGCTAGGAACATCAGGAAAGGGCGAACTGGAAAGGCAAAAACATATTCAAGAGCGGCGATGGCATAAGTTGGTGTTGAAGAGGGGTGAAAACTCGTAA
- a CDS encoding ATP-binding protein — MTHPTINREPAVDLFHQIMHPQSTHWVLRLLGEGKMGKSHLLTKVFPLLARQSYQAAWAVVDLRGGITAPDILHQSCAQLGGETRFPSYYAAYENWLNQPRVEVKGLQALLSSISIRAGEQDTDPRRVERLLTTKFIADLQTLAPDPVLLMFDALEQSDPAIQHWLMNELLVSLTPLQHVRVVLAGRAIPDAAGSYAACCHSYELVPVRDETAYIVFCQQLNLTITEQSIRDFALVFDYKPGFFVDFVLPKFSQAGAAHE; from the coding sequence ATGACCCACCCCACCATTAACCGCGAACCGGCCGTTGACCTGTTTCACCAAATCATGCACCCCCAATCCACCCACTGGGTGCTGCGACTGTTGGGCGAAGGCAAAATGGGCAAAAGCCACTTGCTGACCAAGGTGTTCCCGCTGTTAGCCCGACAAAGCTACCAGGCCGCTTGGGCTGTGGTAGATTTGCGCGGCGGCATCACTGCACCGGATATTTTACACCAAAGCTGCGCCCAACTTGGCGGCGAAACCCGGTTCCCCAGCTATTATGCCGCCTATGAAAATTGGCTTAACCAACCCAGGGTAGAGGTTAAAGGGTTGCAAGCCCTGCTATCCAGCATCAGCATCCGTGCTGGCGAGCAGGATACCGACCCCCGCCGCGTAGAGCGCCTTTTGACTACCAAGTTTATAGCCGATTTGCAAACCTTAGCTCCTGATCCGGTGTTGTTGATGTTTGATGCTCTGGAGCAAAGCGACCCTGCCATTCAGCATTGGCTGATGAATGAGCTATTGGTGAGCCTGACGCCGCTGCAACACGTGCGCGTGGTGCTGGCCGGGCGCGCTATCCCGGATGCCGCCGGCAGTTACGCGGCCTGCTGCCACTCTTACGAGCTGGTTCCGGTCCGGGATGAAACAGCCTATATTGTTTTCTGCCAACAACTCAACTTGACCATCACCGAACAATCCATTAGAGATTTTGCTTTGGTATTTGATTACAAACCGGGCTTTTTTGTAGATTTTGTATTGCCTAAATTTAGCCAAGCAGGTGCGGCCCATGAATGA